Part of the Suricata suricatta isolate VVHF042 chromosome 8, meerkat_22Aug2017_6uvM2_HiC, whole genome shotgun sequence genome, GGGCAATGGAGCAGGGACAAGCCTGGCTCTGAGCTCCCAGGGTGGGTGGCCGGAGGGGCCCTGTCCTCAGCCTATGCCAACTGCAGAGCCTGCACTCACCGACACATAGTCAAGTTCATTGTAAGAAACGGCCTCTTCCACCAGGTATGGCTTCTCCGCGGCCCCTGAGAGAGGAGACCCCAATGCCTATAACTCTCGGcggcctctcttccctccccctgccccatttcCTAAGAGCTGGCCCCTCCCTCTCAGCGAGGACCTGTCCTTGTCCTGCGACCTGAGGTGACAGAGTAGGACAGTGATGGGTGGGGAGGCTTGTGGCGGGCAGGCCCCCAGGCTCGTCTTGGGGCAGGGGGGAGTGTTTTCGTCACCACACGCCAGGCAGCCgagagccaggggtgggggcacgGAGGAAGGGGGGGGGTCAGTGTCATCCTTGACCCGCTCTCAGCAGCTGCCCTGGCCCAGCCCGGGGGCGGTGGGCACCTTTCCGGAGCAGGTAGACATAGCAGTCCGTGAGCAGCACGTACAGCAACTGCAGGGTGCCCTCCATGTGCCCCGTGCTCATCCGGATCATCTGAGGGGccagaatggggggagggggaatgccGGTCAGGCGCCTGgctcccgcccccgcccaggGCAGCAGTGTGCCTCCCCCGCACCCCCCGCCAACGCGGAGCTCCCGGAACTGACTTTGAAGAGCTGCTCTTCGTTTTCTCGAAACACGTGGATCATCAGCAGGAGTAAGTGATTGTTGTCTACCCTGTGAGAGGGACAAGTGTGGGGAGCCTGTCAGGCCAGGAGGGGGGTGGGTGGCCACACAGGCCCATGGCGGCTTTGCTCCTGCCCACGAGCcgaagtgagggaggggagacGTCCGCCCCATCCCAGCTCCCCGCCCAGGCTGGTTCCTCTGGAGGAGGGATGCCCACGGTGCCCTGCTGTGAGGAGCCTGGGGGGGCCACCTCGCTCACCTGAACTCTGCCGCGTGGGTCATCTCAGAAGGGCTCCCCTGCCCCTCGTCCACCCCCGAGTCCTCAGCGCTGCTCAGACACGGGCTGGGCTGGTCTCGCTTGGGCTGGCAGAGAGCCTCGTGGGTGGCGGGCTCCGGTTCGGGCCCAGGTCCGTCCCCAGGTCCGTCCCCCGCGGGGGGCAACCGCGTCTCCAGTCCCCGGGTCTCCGGCTCCTGGGCCTCCCCTGGGGTGGCCTCTAGGGGCCCAGGCGCCTGTCCCtctcgtcctcctcctccctcttcttggCCAGCAGTCGCAGGGCCACCAGGAACATGCAGCGGTTGGCCAGGCCCTGCAGGGTCATGGTCGCCGCCACCTGATGTAAGAGGGCTTGGACTCTCGACGGTAAAGCGGTAGAAGTCCATTGGGGCTGGAAGCCCCTCGCTAAAGTCGCAAAATGGCGGCTTCTCCGGGGCATCCCCGGGAGAGCCGGTCCGAAAGGACTGCTCTGGGGACTGGACGTGGGAGCGCCAGGTGCTGGGGTCCAGCTGCCCGTTGAGCTGGTCAATGACCTTACTCAGGGGCTGCCCCAAGCGCTCCATGGAGGTGTCCTTCATTTCGGGGATGAGCAGGCCCACCTGGCCGGGCTCCGAGAGCTCGCTGCTCTCGGCTGTGCTGCtgggcccctctccctcctcctgggggGAAGTGAAGGTAGCGTCCGGCGAGGCCCGCCCGAGGCCTGGGCTGCTGACGAGGCTGTCACCGTCGCCCCGCCTGGCACAGCTGTcctgggtggagggagggtggagCGGACTAGCTTCCTCATCCGATCTGGTCTTCTTCTTCTTGCCGGTTTTCTTCTTCTTGGGGACCCTGGGACAGTAGCGATGGGGAGAGATTTACCATCTGGGTGCCACAGAGCTGGGGAATTAGGTGGGCGGGGTCAGAAGAGGTGATTCTGGTCATGTGACCTCTGAGGGCACAGCCAAGCTTCGCTGGTCCGGGGCAGCACTGGCTGGGAGGCCCTAGGCCAAGGGGACAGAGCAGCTCAGGCCCTGAGCGACCCCCCGTCCCCGCTCCTGGCAGGGGCAGGCACCAGAGGAACCCCTGAGCAGGTCCCACAAATTCTAGCTGATGACCCAACTGAGCTAGCTGTGCTCTGGGGGACGTCGGTCAGAGCGATGGTGCCTCTACTCAGCCCTCCTCTTAGGGTGTGGCCAGGGGACCCTGAGCAGACCTCACTTCCTATTAGGTGTCACTGTGGATAATTCAACCAAGGAGCAGACTCAAAGTCTTTTGGGTTCAAGCTCCTTGGCTGCAAGGTGACTGGAATGGGCCTGGCAAGGCGACCCCGGGTCTCAACCGATGAAGCTGCTCGGGACTTGAACCAGCCCCCAGGTGGGACCCTGACGCCAGTCCCTGGGGAGCCAGGCCTCGGGGGGTAGGACACGCACATCTTCTTGTCcagggctgagagctcagaggcAGGAGCGAGCCCGGGGCGGTCAGAGAGCCCAATCTGTCACGCGCTTCCTCTCTTCTGTGCAGGTCCCTGTCGCTATCCTGGAGACCCTTTTCTTTCGAGGAGCCATGCTGAACTAGAGCCGGCACAGACCTCAGAAATGGGACAGTGACATCCAAGAACCCCCTGGGGAAGGATCCCAGTCTGAAGGTGCTTTCTGGCCCTGGATGGACCTGACAGATGCCCCGGCCGCCCAGGCGTGGCCCCGCGGTCGTTGCCCATCACGCCGTCTTGCGGGCTCGGGCCCTCTGGGTCTTCTTGCTCAAATGACTACCGGAGAACCCCTTAGTCTCCAGGCAGATGCCCATCTGCCCCCTCTGGAGTTGGGCGTGGCCCCAGTTTTCGTGGACTAAAATGTGACGCTAGAGCGGACAGGATGGATGCCAGGACACTCCCCCAACGGCTCTCGGGGCCCCTCCCCACTGACCTGATGACCTCGAGCTCCGTGCAGGCGTCTGACAGGTCGAGAGCGCGGGACTCTGCCTTCTCCTGGGGCGTGGTGTGCACAGGGGTGGTGTCGGAGGAGGACACGGTCTCTGCCTGGTCCTCACTGAAGGGATTGTGGCGCTGGGTGGGGCTCTTGGTGGAGGTCTTGCCGCTGGCCGGGTCCGAGGCGGCGGAGCGGGGCCCGCTGACGGTATCTGTGAGGTCGCCGTCTGGAGGACAGAACAGGAGACAGGAGACGGCCCGTCAGGCAGCCTCGGGGGACCCCTGGCCCCCCGAGCCTGCCTTGTCTCACGAGGGAGGCGGGTGAGTTCCTCCCAGGGAAATCGGGCCGGGGTGGCCCTGCTCTAAGATCCCAAGCCCCAGACCAACAGGACAAGGGATCTGTGCTTGAAGAGCAACTTGGAGGGAAGCCACCACCACCTCCGCTGGGAACCCTCAAAGCCCCTAGCAATTTGGCTGAGTTCAAATTAAGAGCGCCAAGGTTAAACAGTCTCCAGGCTGAAGCCCTTTAGGACAGTGACCTTGATGCCTCAAGAGGAGGTGAGCCGCAGACTCTCAGGGTAGCCTCAGAGCCTTCCATCAGAGGGTGCTAGAGGGGTACTGGGGAGCCCCTTCAGCACCACTGGCCACCGGCAGGGCTGAGACACCCAACGTCCTCTGAGGGGTGTCCCCCAGAGGCAGACAAAATGCAACTGTGGCAGAGAGAATAGAGGGAGAGACTGGGGATTGGAGAAAATgaggggtgcagggtgggggcgggggctgagGCCAGGATAGGGAGTCCAGAGGGTGAGGCGATGGGGTCAGGGCCGAAGACGGACCCAGGGCATGGCAGGCAGGACGAGAGGCCAGATGGGGGCAACAAGGAGATgcaaaggggagaaggaagaggtgcCGAACGGCTGCCCCCCAGCGGCTGCCTCATGGGCTCCTCAGCAGCTGCTCTTCTCCTGGACATCCTCTCCGCTCACTCCTGGAGTGggggggtgcaggtggggggcagggccaggtgcccctttagggTGAGCGCTGGGATTTCAATTTCACTCAAGCCTCAGCTTGCCTCCTGGTCCTTTCTGGGTCACCCTGACCCTGGGCTCCACCCTGGGgagaaggtggggtggggagggatgcaGACTCTCCAGAGAGGGGCTGGTTTCActgctcccccctgccccctgcccatcaCCCCAGGTTACTGGAATGGCTAGAGCCCACAGGGCCTTTATCCGGTGGCAGATGGGAGTCGGCCCAGCAGGGAAGTGAGGCCCAGCTGGCACACGAGGCTGGGGGAGAGCTAATGGCACGGGACAGGGGACGTTCGCGCCCCATTTGCCAGCCCACGCGCATCTCGTTGGCCATTATCTGCCCAGAGGAGACGCAGCAAACCTGCTTCCCGTCCTCAGCCCCATCTGGAAGGGCCTGACCTGCTGTCGACCACCCAGTGGGTCCCGGAAACCACCAGGCAGCTGCCCGCTGACGCAGCACAtcgtccattttttttttttaaaagcacggTGTCTTTTAATGTGGGGACAAAAGTGGGGCCACAAGCAATTGCCAGCCCTGCCAGCAAAACCCTAGCAACCCACGAGATTTCCCTCCAGGGTCCTCCCCCGCCCACCGGCCCCAGCCTTAGTCATCAGGTGCAGAAAACCTCGCCCTTGGGTCCCTTGTTCCAGCCCCCAGAGACCTGCAGTTGTCTGTGGGAGCTGCTGAGGGGGTGAGCCAGCAGGTCACGGGATGGGACGGACGCCCACCAGTTCCGGAAGTGAGCTGAAGACCGTGGAAGGCCGCCCAACACCCACACTCCAGGGCCCAGAGTTTGGAGCTGCACCGGGATCCTGCTTCCCTCCAGGGGGAAGGAGAAGACACAGTTTCCCCAGGTGAGCTGCCGGAGGGCTCAGAGACTCAGGAGAGCAGGAGGTCGTGGCGGGGACTAAGCTCACggggccccagagcccagcccgAGCAAGCAGCGCCACTGGGGCTGTTAGTTCTCAGGCCATAGGCAGCTCTCAAGGGCTGCGGAGGGAGGTCAGGCCCTGCTTGTCAAGTGACTGCAACAGGCAGCAAGGAGTTGGGTTTGGGGAGGGGTGGTTAGTAGTTAgaatcagagggagagagaaaaatacaatgCCCAGCATGTGCACTGCAAGAAGAAAGGCTGAGAGGGTAAATGACGGTACGATGGAATTCTGGATTTCAGGCTGATCTTAACTCCCCTGTGGCACTCTTCCGGGCTCCTCTCTTGGCCCGGTGACCTAATTAATTTTCCCTAAAGCCGTATCTTATTTCCCTCAAACTAAGCTATTTCATGCTCTGAGTTACTTGGGGAAAAGATCATCTGTCACGTGTCACTCAGAGATCACGGCACtgataagggagagagagacacacacacctctgccccctgcccgggGTGAGTAGTCAGcacccccacccaggccagcCCCTGGCGGAAGTGGCCCACAGGGCGAGCACGGCTCTTTTAACAAGGGGGGTGGTGGTAGCTATGGCCTCGGATCTAAGGAGGAAGCGTTAACCCTCTCAGAAACAGGCCCTGTGCTCTGAGTAATCATGGGAACGTGGGGTGGAGCTCCACCGAGTTCCAGAAGCCCAGCAGGGGAGTCATGGGCAGGAGAAAGCCTGAGTGTTGCTGCCGCCTAGCGGGCAGGTGGGAGGGCGGACAGATTCTATTTTAATCCACCTTAAAACTTCAAAGAGAACCTCTCTCCCTGTAGGAAGTTGCAGCAGAGCATGGGCCATTTCAGTCATTGGGTCCTCAGTCTCCTTCAACGGTACCAGAGGTGGACGCCATCGAGAATGGActggagaggcgcctgggtggctcaggtcatgatctcgtggtccgtgggttcaagccccacgttgggctcagagcctggcgctggtttcagattctgtgtctccctctctctgaccctcccctgctcccactgtctctcaaaaataaataaaaaacatagagagggaaaaaaagaatgaactggaggaggggcacgtggggggctcggtcagttgagtgtccgactttggctcaggttgtgaacttgcagatcgtgagttcgagccctgcattgggctctgtgctgacagctcagagcctggagcctgcttcggattctgtgtctccctctctctctgtccctcccctgctcatgctcggtttctctttcactctcaaaaataaacattaaaaattaaaaaaaaaaagaatggacagGAGAAATTGAGTCCTCTGCCTTTACGTCTCGAAGCTTCTGACACAGGAGCTCATTTGGCCTAAAGGAACTGTCGATCCACGGGTTAAACCTGCACTTTCCACAACAAGTCCCTGCTCGCTGGGTCAGGCCACCAGCACCCACAAGGGGGCAGTTCCCTACGCACATCCGGGCGCTTGGCCCAGCAAGGGAATCGGGAAGGGTGAGCGCCTGGGGACTCCATGCGGCCGCTGCTAACGGCAGGAATCCCACACTCGGAGAAGGGGTTTGCCTAGGTCAAGTTCTCCTGCAGAATTCCATCTATTGGAACACCAAACTTGGCTTTATTATGATCACTGACATTATTACAAATAATGAGCTGATTTGGAATCATGCAGCAAGCTTGGCATGGGAAGGTAGCAAGACAGGAGAAGAGGGTAACAGCGGACTCTGTCCCACCTTCCCAGTCTGTGCTGGGTACGGACGGCACTGCCGGAAACACATCTCCAAAATCATAATCTACAAAAACGAGGGACAAAACTGAAGATTAGAAACGGGCAGTGGAAGGACAGGAAGGGTGGGGGCAACAGGGCGGAGACACgggagaaaacagagaggaagaagttaaactttttatattttatctaacaGCCTCGGGGAACTATTATGCTGCTCAGCTCGGACAGGGCCCAGGAGCCTCTGACCGGCGAGAAAGATCTCTGGGGACAATCCTTTCCAACCCCAGAACCTGGTTCTGGCTGAGAAGAACGCGGGCCCCCCTGTACCTAACCTTCATATCCCTTGCCTTCGGGCCCCCTGAACTGAGCATCGGACGGGAGGTGAGCTCATGGGACACGTCGGCGGGGACGGCCGGGGCCCTGGCTTCTCCGAGGCAGCCCGTGAGCCCATCCTTCGGTTTGTACAAGGAGTCCTGCGGACAAGTCTGAAAGTGCTGCCCGAAGGCCAAGGCCTCAATGCTAACACAGTTCTAGGGGCTGAACTTGTGCTGGGGTCCCCTTCCCTGGAGCTGGGGTGCAGTCAGGGGCGAGCTCTGGTTCCCCCATGGGATGAAGGTGGAGGAACAGCCAGTTTATGAATGAACACAGAGGTCGAAGGTTTGAAAGAAACCAGGCTGTTCCAATAAGTTGTTGGAGCGAGACAGCAAAGTGGCCCGCAGACGTGATGACAACCTGCCTGTCCTGGATGCAGTGGGGGGGGCCGTCAGCCCTAAGGATGGCACGTGCAGGAGGGGCTCATGAGAAGTGGGGGCCGTTTCCCCTAAACCTCAGGCccagctggctctctctctcctctccttccagggGTTGCTCCCCTCTGTCTGCCTAGACCCAGGGCAGCACGACCCCCCAGGCAGGCAGCACTCACCCCTGCAATGGCAGGGAGAGTTTCTGGGTCACGCAGCTGATCCCTCCTCACGTAGAAAACCACCCCGGGCCTGCGGCACTGGCCTTCTGGAAAAGAGTCTAATAATCCGAGGATCTCTTGCTGGCTTTTTACGCCCAGACTCAGAGTTTTAGCCACTATGGAGACACAGAAAACGGAGATCTGGAAAATGGGCGGCCCCGTGGGACTTCAAATCTCCCCCATCGGACGGCATCTAGCCTGGCAAGACGCCGCCGGGCCAGGCACCGGCAGTGTCACCGCAGAGGCACGGCCCCCGCCGCCCGGGGCGCTTACCCTCGCTGGACGGGGCAATGGCGCTGTCATCCCATTCCAGGTTGGTGGAGGTGACGGAGTTGAAGGAGTTGAGGGACAGGCTGTCGGAGCCCTGCACGGAGCTGGGGAGGCGGTCCTCGAAGTCCAGCAGGTACTGAGGTTTGTAGTAGTCGGGCATGTAGGGGGCCAAGTCTAAGTAAGGGGCGTCCTGAGACGAGAGTGCAGAGGCGGGGCTTGGTGACCATTCGGACCGGCACCCCCAGGCCTGCCCTGCCGGTTTTCCTTTGGGAGAGCAGGGGGCCGAAGGCCCTAAATTCAGAAATTAGCGGCTAACAGAAAAGGAGTAACGAGAACGGCTGTGGCTCATAAA contains:
- the PLEKHM2 gene encoding pleckstrin homology domain-containing family M member 2, whose product is MEPREVKDRILENISLSVKKLQSYFAACEDETPAIRNHDKVLQRLCEHLDHALLYGLQDLSSGYWVLVVHFTRREAIKQIEVLQHVATNLGRSRAWLYLALNENSLESYLRLFQENLALLHKYYIKNALVCSHDHLTLFLTLVSGLEFIRFDLDLDAPYLDLAPYMPDYYKPQYLLDFEDRLPSSVQGSDSLSLNSFNSVTSTNLEWDDSAIAPSSEDYDFGDVFPAVPSVPSTDWEDGDLTDTVSGPRSAASDPASGKTSTKSPTQRHNPFSEDQAETVSSSDTTPVHTTPQEKAESRALDLSDACTELEVIRVPKKKKTGKKKKTRSDEEASPLHPPSTQDSCARRGDGDSLVSSPGLGRASPDATFTSPQEEGEGPSSTAESSELSEPGQVGLLIPEMKDTSMERLGQPLSKVIDQLNGQLDPSTWRSHVQSPEQSFRTGSPGDAPEKPPFCDFSEGLPAPMDFYRFTVESPSPLTSGGGDHDPAGPGQPLHVPGGPATAGQEEGGGGREGQAPGPLEATPGEAQEPETRGLETRLPPAGDGPGDGPGPEPEPATHEALCQPKRDQPSPCLSSAEDSGVDEGQGSPSEMTHAAEFRVDNNHLLLLMIHVFRENEEQLFKMIRMSTGHMEGTLQLLYVLLTDCYVYLLRKGAAEKPYLVEEAVSYNELDYVSVGLDQQTVKLVCTNRRKQFLLDTADVALAEFFLASLKSAMIKGCREPPYPSILTDATMEKLALAKFVAQESKCEATAVTVHFYGLVHWEDPLDESLGPVPCHCSPPEGTITKEGMLHYKAGTSYLGKEHWKTCFVVLSNGILYQYPDRTDVTPLLSVNMGGEQCGGCRRANTTDRPHAFQVILADRPCLELSADSEAEMADWMQLLCQAVSKGVIPQGVTPSPCIPCCLVITNDRLFTCHEDCQTSFFRSLGTARLADVSAVSTEPGKEYCILEFSQDSQQALPPWVIYLSCTSELDRFLSALSSGWKTIYQVDLPHKAPQDASSKKFEDALSLIHSAWQRSDSLCRGRASRDPWC